One Gloeothece verrucosa PCC 7822 DNA window includes the following coding sequences:
- a CDS encoding response regulator, with the protein MNIFKNLQADLSKIYQKKNLVFLLTLTFISLITILIYFSLINQEKIQLKQQTSSEATLIKLQIMAEVKSRVLELERLASRWEVRGGTPKREWELDVNNLLKDYSGYKAIEWVDASNHVRWVIPVKGNEAAINFNLASQTKRRKALEIAQKNHQSIMTRSVDLIEGGQQFLLYVPLWNSQKSDGFIVGIFEIESFLNTVLNHQISQGYKILIFENQELIYSQKPTNFSEKKKWLAEIDLNNFYSLKWRIQVIPSAEIIAKLNSPLPKVVLVAGLLIGSMLAVALHSTETGRHRSRQLEQEILHRQQVEASLREASRLQQAIVDGANYSIISANPEGIIQAFNRAAEQMLGYKAEEVVGKFTPEIIHDPQEIQTRAKELSQELGMKIEPGFEVLVAKARQGQKDENIWTYIRKDGSSFSVLLSITALYDDQGQISGFLGIGSDRTERLQTQKDLENTLRELTFQKSALDEAAIVAITNAKGVIKYVNDKFCQLSQYSREELIGNTHRIVKSDHHPPDFFKHLWSTISQGKIWQGEIKNKTKNGSYYWVDTTIVPFLDVQGKPFQYLAIRFDITNRKYIEQALQKELKQTLLLKQISQKIRESLEPQQIFQTTADQVGRAFGVNRCLIHSYIPTPTPRIPIVAEYFQPEYDSMMGLDIPVSGNLHAETLLTTERAIASDNVFAEPQLKSVAGICEQMGSKSILAIRTSYQGKPNGIIGLYQCDHFRHWTFEERELLEAIAAQVGIALAQAQLLEQERKQRSELALKNIALEGAKREAEAANKAKSEFVAMMSHEIRTPMNGVIGMTGILLDTPLSELQRDCVETIRNSGDALLMIINDILDFSKIESGKLELEEQPFNLRESIESSLDLLAPKAAEKGLELAYIFDPNTPETILGDVTRLRQILVNLIGNGIKFTEKGEVVVNVSSYPQEKSSTAPTYTIEFAVTDTGIGIAPERKDKLFKAFSQVDSSTTRQYGGTGLGLVISKRLTQLMGGEISVDSQQGKGSTFKFTITAEAFHSSTLAWEKYIITHLANKRVLIVDDNQTNRKILILQTQSWGMIPTAVDSGQKAIEIIAQGETFDLAILDMQMPSLDGVMLAQILRQYPSGKNLPLILLSSAGQLLPIERLKVDFSSTLSKPIHQTQLYNALVQALQTQTKITLDRPSVPENGSILSKYKDLGQQHPLRILIGEDNAVNQKVIQQILQRMSYRADLVANGLEVIQALKLQSYDVVLMDIQMPEMDGLETTRWITQTYHQGSRPRIIAMTANAMQGDQEHCLAAGMDDYLSKPINIFALAEALQNSQPITVDTTSKEMVKSLQYLQDSLCAGDLELMKEMIQCYFIESEKLVKTITSAIAHTDAPSLFRAAHSLKSSSASLGASHFSELCKTLEMIGKTGNLNKAPEMVKILEQEYIKVTQDLKQFLISTSSNYE; encoded by the coding sequence ATGAATATATTTAAAAACCTTCAAGCTGATTTATCAAAAATTTATCAGAAAAAAAATTTAGTTTTTTTATTGACCTTAACATTCATTTCCCTGATCACTATTTTAATTTATTTTTCCTTAATTAATCAAGAAAAAATTCAACTGAAACAGCAAACTAGCTCTGAAGCCACTCTAATAAAATTACAAATCATGGCTGAAGTCAAAAGCCGAGTTTTAGAATTAGAACGATTAGCAAGCCGTTGGGAAGTTCGGGGAGGAACACCGAAAAGAGAATGGGAACTAGATGTTAATAATTTGCTAAAAGACTATTCAGGATATAAAGCGATTGAATGGGTAGATGCAAGCAATCATGTGCGTTGGGTAATCCCAGTTAAAGGTAATGAAGCCGCCATTAATTTTAATCTTGCTTCTCAAACAAAACGACGGAAAGCCTTAGAAATAGCCCAGAAAAATCATCAGAGCATTATGACTCGTTCTGTGGATTTAATTGAAGGCGGTCAACAATTTTTATTGTATGTTCCCTTATGGAATTCTCAAAAATCTGACGGATTTATTGTCGGTATTTTTGAAATAGAGAGTTTTTTAAATACCGTCTTAAATCATCAAATTTCTCAAGGTTATAAAATTCTAATTTTTGAAAATCAAGAACTAATTTATAGCCAGAAGCCCACCAATTTTAGCGAGAAAAAAAAATGGTTAGCCGAAATTGATTTAAATAACTTTTATTCATTAAAATGGCGCATTCAAGTTATTCCTAGTGCTGAAATTATAGCCAAGCTCAATTCCCCTTTACCCAAAGTCGTATTAGTAGCTGGTTTGCTGATCGGTTCAATGTTAGCCGTAGCCCTTCATTCAACTGAAACGGGGCGACACCGCAGTCGTCAACTCGAACAAGAAATTCTACATCGGCAACAAGTAGAGGCAAGTTTACGAGAAGCCTCACGACTACAGCAAGCAATTGTTGATGGGGCCAATTATAGTATTATTTCCGCTAATCCAGAGGGAATTATACAAGCTTTTAATCGTGCGGCGGAACAAATGTTAGGCTATAAAGCTGAGGAAGTCGTCGGGAAATTTACCCCTGAAATTATTCATGATCCCCAAGAAATACAAACACGAGCCAAAGAACTGTCTCAAGAATTAGGCATGAAAATTGAGCCGGGATTTGAAGTGCTTGTTGCTAAAGCGAGACAGGGACAAAAAGATGAAAATATATGGACTTATATCCGTAAAGATGGCTCATCTTTTTCCGTGTTATTATCCATCACAGCCTTATATGATGATCAGGGACAAATTAGCGGTTTTTTAGGAATTGGCAGCGATCGAACAGAACGCTTACAAACCCAAAAAGACCTAGAAAATACCTTAAGAGAATTAACCTTTCAAAAATCCGCCCTTGATGAAGCGGCTATTGTGGCCATCACTAATGCTAAAGGAGTCATTAAATATGTCAATGATAAATTTTGTCAATTATCGCAATATAGCCGAGAAGAACTAATCGGTAATACCCACCGAATTGTCAAATCTGATCACCATCCCCCAGACTTTTTTAAACATTTATGGTCAACCATTAGCCAAGGAAAAATCTGGCAAGGAGAAATTAAAAATAAAACCAAAAATGGCTCCTATTATTGGGTAGACACCACGATTGTGCCTTTTTTAGATGTTCAAGGCAAACCCTTTCAATATTTAGCGATTCGCTTTGATATTACTAATCGAAAATACATCGAACAAGCCCTACAAAAAGAATTAAAACAAACCTTACTCTTAAAGCAGATTAGCCAAAAAATTCGCGAAAGTTTAGAGCCACAACAAATATTTCAAACCACAGCCGATCAAGTGGGGCGAGCCTTTGGTGTCAATCGTTGCCTGATTCACAGTTATATTCCCACTCCTACCCCTCGGATTCCCATCGTAGCAGAATATTTTCAACCCGAGTATGACTCGATGATGGGGCTAGATATACCGGTTAGCGGCAATCTTCACGCAGAAACCCTTTTAACCACCGAGCGAGCGATCGCTTCTGATAACGTCTTTGCTGAACCCCAATTAAAAAGTGTCGCCGGCATCTGTGAGCAAATGGGGAGCAAATCTATATTAGCCATTCGCACCTCATACCAAGGAAAACCCAACGGAATTATTGGATTATACCAATGCGATCACTTTCGTCATTGGACTTTTGAAGAAAGAGAATTATTAGAAGCGATCGCCGCTCAAGTGGGCATTGCCCTAGCTCAAGCTCAACTGTTAGAACAAGAGAGAAAACAACGCTCAGAACTGGCGCTGAAAAATATCGCGTTAGAAGGAGCCAAACGAGAAGCCGAAGCCGCCAATAAGGCTAAAAGCGAATTTGTTGCGATGATGAGTCATGAGATCCGTACTCCTATGAATGGCGTGATCGGGATGACTGGCATTTTGTTAGATACCCCCTTAAGCGAATTACAACGAGATTGTGTCGAGACAATTCGTAACAGTGGAGATGCTCTACTGATGATTATTAATGATATTCTCGATTTTTCAAAAATTGAATCCGGCAAACTCGAGTTAGAAGAACAACCTTTCAATCTACGGGAGTCTATCGAAAGTTCACTCGATTTACTCGCCCCTAAAGCGGCTGAAAAAGGATTAGAATTAGCCTACATTTTTGACCCTAACACTCCTGAAACGATTTTAGGTGATGTGACTCGTCTGCGTCAGATTCTGGTTAACTTAATCGGCAATGGCATAAAATTTACCGAAAAAGGTGAAGTGGTGGTCAATGTTAGCAGTTATCCTCAAGAAAAATCTTCAACAGCCCCCACCTATACCATCGAATTTGCTGTCACCGATACGGGAATTGGCATTGCGCCTGAACGAAAAGATAAATTATTTAAAGCTTTTAGTCAAGTGGATAGTTCCACTACCCGTCAATATGGAGGTACAGGATTAGGATTAGTGATTAGTAAACGACTTACTCAGTTGATGGGAGGAGAGATCTCGGTAGACAGTCAACAGGGTAAAGGTTCCACGTTCAAGTTTACTATCACGGCTGAAGCCTTTCATTCATCAACCCTGGCCTGGGAAAAATATATCATTACCCATCTAGCCAACAAACGAGTGCTGATCGTCGATGATAACCAGACAAACCGCAAAATTTTAATTTTACAAACTCAGTCTTGGGGAATGATTCCCACCGCCGTAGACTCAGGACAAAAAGCCATCGAAATCATCGCTCAAGGAGAAACATTTGATCTAGCGATCTTGGATATGCAAATGCCATCCCTCGACGGAGTAATGTTAGCCCAAATCTTGCGTCAATACCCAAGCGGAAAAAATTTACCCTTAATTCTACTTTCTTCTGCCGGTCAATTGCTGCCCATAGAGCGGTTAAAAGTCGATTTTAGCAGCACTCTAAGCAAACCGATTCACCAAACCCAACTCTACAATGCCTTAGTGCAGGCCCTACAGACACAAACTAAAATAACGCTTGATCGCCCATCGGTTCCGGAAAATGGGTCGATCTTATCTAAATATAAAGATTTAGGGCAACAACATCCTCTGCGGATTCTGATAGGGGAAGATAACGCAGTCAATCAAAAAGTCATCCAACAAATTTTACAACGCATGAGTTATCGGGCGGATCTGGTTGCCAATGGTTTAGAAGTGATTCAAGCGTTAAAACTTCAGTCTTATGATGTGGTGCTGATGGATATACAAATGCCGGAAATGGATGGATTAGAAACTACCCGATGGATCACTCAAACTTATCATCAGGGTAGCAGACCTCGAATTATTGCGATGACGGCCAATGCCATGCAAGGCGATCAAGAACACTGTCTTGCTGCGGGTATGGATGATTATCTCAGTAAACCCATCAATATTTTTGCTTTAGCTGAAGCGTTACAAAATTCTCAACCCATCACTGTAGATACGACTAGCAAGGAAATGGTGAAATCTCTGCAATATTTGCAAGACAGCTTGTGTGCAGGCGATTTAGAATTGATGAAGGAGATGATCCAATGTTATTTTATAGAAAGCGAAAAATTAGTTAAGACTATTACCAGTGCTATAGCGCATACTGATGCACCATCTCTATTTCGTGCGGCTCACTCTCTTAAATCTAGTAGTGCCTCTCTTGGAGCCAGCCATTTTTCTGAACTGTGTAAAACGTTAGAAATGATCGGGAAAACGGGTAACCTAAATAAAGCACCAGAAATGGTCAAAATTTTAGAACAAGAGTATATAAAAGTTACACAAGACCTCAAACAATTTTTAATCTCAACTTCCTCTAATTATGAATAA
- a CDS encoding cytochrome d ubiquinol oxidase subunit II has protein sequence METLKYFLPQVWFGILALFLFLYVMLDGFDLGVGILSLTSSDDERRGLLMTSLSNVWDANETWLVLMGGGLFGAFPLAYGTILNALYIPITFMLFGFIFRAVAFEFREQAKRKFFWNIAFGSGSFAAALGQGFALGAVLKGIQVDDAGHFIGTTWDWLNFQSVLVALTLIQGYVLIGSTYLIWKTEGELQQNHFKTAKLAAWTTLIGAIFITITTPIFSESTRLRLFDKPLIYIFALIPILGIILIFLLIKSLNKAEERWPFVWTILLFLLSFIGLGLVVFPYIIPTKITIYQAAADPSALVFMLIFTGTLIPVMLFYNLYQYFVFRGKVSGGAYGE, from the coding sequence ATGGAAACTTTAAAGTATTTTCTCCCTCAAGTTTGGTTTGGTATTTTAGCCCTGTTTTTGTTTTTGTATGTGATGTTAGATGGTTTTGATTTGGGCGTGGGGATTCTTTCGTTAACTTCGTCCGATGATGAACGACGGGGACTGTTAATGACCAGTTTAAGTAATGTTTGGGATGCTAATGAAACTTGGTTGGTCTTGATGGGTGGGGGGTTATTTGGGGCTTTTCCTTTAGCTTACGGGACAATTCTTAATGCTTTATATATCCCCATCACCTTTATGTTATTTGGCTTTATTTTTCGGGCTGTCGCTTTTGAATTTCGAGAGCAAGCTAAACGTAAATTTTTCTGGAATATTGCTTTTGGGTCCGGAAGTTTTGCCGCCGCTTTGGGTCAAGGGTTTGCGCTTGGTGCGGTGTTAAAAGGAATTCAGGTTGATGATGCAGGTCATTTTATTGGTACTACTTGGGACTGGTTAAATTTTCAATCGGTTTTAGTGGCATTAACCCTTATTCAAGGTTATGTTTTAATCGGTTCTACTTATTTAATTTGGAAAACTGAGGGAGAGTTACAACAGAATCATTTTAAAACGGCTAAACTGGCGGCTTGGACAACTTTAATTGGGGCTATTTTTATTACAATAACTACGCCGATTTTTTCGGAGTCCACTCGATTGCGATTGTTTGATAAACCTCTAATTTATATTTTTGCTCTGATTCCTATTTTAGGTATTATTTTAATTTTTTTACTGATAAAAAGTCTTAATAAGGCTGAAGAAAGATGGCCTTTTGTTTGGACTATTTTGCTGTTTTTACTTTCTTTTATTGGCTTAGGTTTAGTGGTTTTTCCTTACATTATTCCCACTAAAATTACGATTTATCAAGCCGCAGCCGATCCAAGTGCATTAGTATTTATGTTAATTTTTACTGGTACACTGATTCCTGTGATGTTGTTTTACAACCTCTATCAATATTTTGTCTTTCGCGGTAAGGTATCAGGGGGGGCTTATGGGGAGTAG
- a CDS encoding putative 2-dehydropantoate 2-reductase, with translation MKNVRKYAVIGTGAIGGFYGAKLQRSGIEVHFLLHRDYEYVKQHGLVIESADGNFTLPQVNAYNDVNKIPACDVVLVTLKTTDNFLLPKLLPNLVKDDGVVLVLQNGLNLEPYVADIVGDHRVMGGLCFICSNKIDNGHIHHLDYGQITLGDYAKNYRACGITERMKAIAEDLEKAEISIQLSSDLLLSRWKKLVWNIPFNGLSVVLRTTTDEIMSNFYTRNLAENLMREVVSIASVNQRYISSEFVEKMLIDTEKMKPYSPSMKLDYEAKRPLEIEAIFGNPLKVAQQGSIKAPRIEMIYQQLQFLDHFSH, from the coding sequence ATGAAAAATGTTCGCAAGTACGCGGTAATTGGAACTGGTGCCATCGGGGGATTTTATGGGGCAAAATTACAACGATCAGGTATTGAAGTTCATTTTTTACTGCACCGAGATTATGAATATGTTAAACAGCATGGATTAGTGATCGAGTCGGCTGATGGCAACTTTACTTTACCTCAAGTTAATGCTTACAATGATGTTAACAAAATACCTGCTTGTGATGTCGTTCTTGTTACCTTAAAAACCACTGATAATTTTTTATTGCCTAAGCTATTACCCAATTTAGTTAAAGATGATGGGGTAGTCTTAGTCCTACAAAATGGGCTAAATCTTGAGCCTTATGTTGCTGATATTGTCGGTGATCATCGAGTGATGGGCGGCTTGTGTTTTATTTGCTCTAATAAAATTGATAACGGGCATATACATCATTTAGATTACGGGCAAATTACTCTCGGAGATTATGCCAAAAATTATAGGGCTTGCGGCATAACAGAACGAATGAAAGCTATTGCTGAAGATTTAGAAAAAGCAGAAATATCTATTCAATTATCTTCCGATTTATTATTATCTCGCTGGAAAAAATTAGTTTGGAATATTCCTTTTAATGGTCTTTCAGTTGTTCTCAGAACAACGACTGATGAAATAATGTCTAATTTTTATACTCGTAATTTAGCTGAAAATTTGATGAGAGAAGTCGTCAGTATTGCCTCAGTCAATCAACGTTATATATCATCAGAATTTGTCGAAAAAATGCTGATTGATACGGAAAAAATGAAACCCTATTCCCCGAGTATGAAACTGGATTATGAAGCTAAACGCCCTTTAGAAATAGAGGCGATCTTTGGCAATCCTTTAAAAGTGGCGCAACAAGGGAGTATCAAAGCACCAAGAATAGAAATGATCTACCAACAATTACAATTTTTAGATCATTTTAGTCATTAG
- a CDS encoding GGDEF domain-containing response regulator: protein MNNYCSIQTEPVSVLIVDDDPFTQMQLRLYLQRENYRLIITNNGKEGLKAYHQYHPDLVLLDAVMPEMDGFECCQQLMQLPGAEYTPILMITSLDDQQSVDQAFAVGATDYVTKPIHWPVLRQRVRRLLHQVRLQQQLEAANEKLQRLVSIDGLTQIHNRRRFDECIQFEWQRLAREEQWLALIFIDIDYFKLYNDTYGHQAGDHCLQQVAQTIQNTLQRPADFAARYGGEEFAVILPNTHLAGAKKVAEKIRFNIENLHIPHQKSSVSQWVSASLGVVCLIPDAQETPKQLIKKADQALYQAKLQGRNCLVTVDESQILAIIP from the coding sequence ATGAATAATTATTGTTCTATACAGACTGAACCGGTTTCGGTTTTAATTGTTGATGATGATCCCTTTACCCAAATGCAGTTGCGCCTTTATTTACAACGGGAAAATTATCGACTCATTATAACCAATAATGGTAAGGAAGGCTTAAAAGCTTATCATCAATATCATCCCGATCTAGTGCTGCTTGATGCTGTTATGCCGGAAATGGACGGCTTTGAATGTTGTCAACAGTTAATGCAATTACCGGGTGCAGAATATACGCCAATTTTAATGATTACCAGTTTAGACGATCAGCAATCAGTGGATCAAGCCTTTGCCGTCGGTGCTACAGATTATGTGACTAAACCGATACACTGGCCGGTTTTGCGTCAACGAGTCAGGCGTTTACTGCATCAAGTCCGGCTACAACAACAGTTAGAAGCGGCTAACGAAAAACTACAACGTTTAGTCTCTATTGATGGCTTGACTCAAATTCATAACCGCCGGCGTTTTGATGAATGTATTCAGTTTGAATGGCAACGACTAGCCCGAGAAGAACAGTGGTTAGCTTTAATTTTTATAGATATAGATTATTTTAAATTGTATAATGATACTTACGGTCATCAAGCCGGAGATCATTGTTTACAACAAGTGGCTCAAACCATTCAGAATACTTTACAACGTCCTGCTGATTTTGCGGCTCGTTATGGAGGAGAAGAATTTGCAGTTATACTACCTAATACCCATTTAGCGGGCGCAAAAAAGGTAGCTGAAAAAATTCGTTTTAACATAGAAAATTTACACATCCCTCATCAAAAATCTAGCGTGAGTCAGTGGGTTAGTGCGAGTTTAGGGGTGGTTTGTCTGATTCCTGATGCTCAAGAAACACCCAAACAGTTAATTAAAAAAGCTGATCAAGCCCTCTATCAAGCTAAACTGCAAGGACGCAATTGCTTAGTCACTGTTGATGAGTCCCAAATTTTAGCTATCATACCTTAA
- a CDS encoding alpha-amylase family glycosyl hydrolase codes for MVDLIVHFKRPNGWEEIINIYYWDTSPNSNATNWPGVPMTEEDNDWFVYRFEGIEAANIIFNDGEGKQSGNLRRDSEGWFFLDNRWYNQNPERPLVPVITTRPSGQIYLTPQTVTLESSNSEDIIYYTTDGSIPTVNSLRYTNSIEINSTTTLQAFGINAEGESGAISSFIYTIDPNADLERPSITPSQPANTYIDPISVSFTLRDNRQAPVTAYYTTDGSEPTRESAIYLQGEALNGLEGPSISISQATTLRFYVVDEAGNETRETYSYNIGPVLETRDFREETIYFLITTRFYDGDPSNNFFCRDRIKFDPTTGKAIDPHWRGDFRGLIQRLDYIKDLGFSAIWITPPIENRSGLDYHGYHGYDWTRIDSRLESPDATYQDLINEAHARGIKIIQDVVINHSSQYGIRGKVWIDHLPIKYYVPQGSEQGRINYGPYQGNLGNYAYPGREDNDNPLAPEWYRERVNSDPQGLEPLIDPKTGATVPSPGYNPNRFFGIDANTLDPEWYHQEGFMAGGDWESASLQTKHMAGDCIDLATRRPNVKDYIINSISRYLDMGVDALRIDTVKHIERNNLLEYINAWKAYKPGLFVFGENLVKGTGWGDLFGDDNGPSFIRPWWYTRLGDDPKNPNSGGDSGFSVLDFSLFSTFRDNVSRGTYSGIGTNLGRDWVYGDATQLVTFLQNHDVGPDNDFRFRFRGDQWMAAAAYNMLWTVRGIPCLYYGEEIEFMKGAPQDIIGNDDTLDQTGRAYFGDHLTDENIRTTQSHPLYKHIQRLNLIRRQIPALQKAPMREVNEWGSGMSFVRDYNNGESYVVVGLAIGGDQNITVGNIRNGTYRDAVTGNTLEVGNGSISFFVRANSAGIYVLNGPGKIGEDGVYLR; via the coding sequence TGGTTTGTCTATCGGTTTGAGGGAATAGAAGCCGCTAATATTATCTTTAACGATGGAGAGGGAAAACAAAGCGGCAACCTCAGACGAGACAGCGAAGGCTGGTTTTTTCTGGATAACCGTTGGTATAATCAAAACCCCGAACGTCCTCTAGTTCCGGTTATTACCACTAGACCGAGTGGACAAATTTATCTTACACCGCAAACCGTGACCCTAGAAAGCAGCAACTCTGAGGACATCATTTACTATACAACCGATGGCAGCATCCCGACGGTTAACTCTCTGCGTTATACAAATTCAATAGAAATTAATAGTACCACCACCCTACAAGCCTTTGGCATCAATGCAGAAGGAGAATCTGGGGCAATTTCTAGCTTTATTTATACCATCGATCCCAACGCAGACTTAGAACGTCCAAGCATTACCCCGAGTCAACCGGCTAACACCTATATTGACCCCATTTCCGTCTCTTTTACCCTTCGGGATAATCGGCAGGCCCCGGTTACGGCTTACTATACCACCGATGGCTCAGAACCCACTCGAGAATCGGCAATTTATTTACAAGGAGAGGCTTTAAATGGGTTAGAAGGGCCTTCTATCTCGATCTCTCAAGCAACTACCCTTCGCTTTTATGTCGTGGATGAAGCCGGAAATGAGACAAGGGAGACATATTCTTATAATATCGGTCCTGTACTGGAAACCCGAGATTTCCGAGAAGAAACCATATACTTTTTAATTACCACTCGCTTTTATGATGGAGATCCCAGTAATAACTTTTTCTGTCGGGATCGGATTAAATTTGATCCTACCACCGGCAAAGCCATTGACCCTCATTGGCGAGGAGATTTTCGCGGACTGATCCAAAGACTAGATTACATCAAAGACTTAGGGTTTAGCGCCATTTGGATTACCCCACCCATAGAAAACCGCAGTGGACTAGATTATCATGGCTATCATGGCTACGACTGGACCCGCATCGATTCCCGTTTAGAATCTCCGGATGCCACTTATCAAGATTTAATCAATGAAGCCCATGCCCGAGGGATTAAAATTATTCAAGATGTCGTCATCAACCATTCCTCTCAATACGGCATTCGAGGAAAAGTTTGGATCGACCATTTACCCATTAAGTATTACGTTCCCCAAGGATCAGAACAAGGGCGCATTAATTACGGGCCCTACCAAGGAAATTTAGGCAACTATGCCTATCCCGGACGAGAAGATAATGATAATCCTCTAGCCCCCGAATGGTATCGAGAAAGAGTCAATTCAGATCCCCAAGGACTAGAACCCCTGATCGACCCAAAAACCGGTGCCACAGTGCCCAGTCCGGGTTATAATCCCAATCGTTTCTTTGGCATAGATGCAAATACCCTTGACCCCGAATGGTATCATCAAGAAGGCTTTATGGCCGGCGGGGACTGGGAAAGTGCCTCACTTCAAACCAAGCACATGGCCGGAGATTGTATTGATCTGGCCACCAGACGACCCAATGTGAAAGATTATATTATCAATTCCATCAGCCGCTATTTAGACATGGGTGTAGATGCACTACGAATTGATACGGTAAAACATATTGAACGCAACAACCTATTGGAATATATTAACGCTTGGAAAGCCTATAAACCGGGTTTATTCGTCTTCGGCGAAAACTTAGTTAAAGGTACCGGTTGGGGTGATTTATTTGGCGATGATAATGGACCGTCTTTTATTCGTCCTTGGTGGTACACGCGGCTAGGGGATGACCCCAAAAATCCCAATTCTGGCGGTGACTCAGGATTTTCGGTACTAGACTTTTCCCTATTTTCCACCTTTCGAGATAATGTCAGTCGAGGGACTTATAGTGGGATAGGCACTAATCTGGGCAGAGATTGGGTTTATGGAGATGCAACTCAACTGGTAACCTTCTTACAAAATCATGATGTAGGTCCAGATAATGATTTTCGCTTCCGTTTTCGCGGGGATCAATGGATGGCGGCGGCGGCTTATAATATGCTTTGGACCGTGCGAGGCATTCCCTGTCTGTATTACGGCGAAGAAATAGAATTTATGAAAGGCGCACCCCAAGATATTATCGGCAATGATGATACTTTGGATCAAACCGGACGCGCTTATTTTGGGGACCATCTCACCGATGAAAATATTCGCACCACTCAAAGTCATCCTCTTTACAAACATATCCAACGCTTAAACCTCATTCGTCGTCAAATACCGGCTTTACAAAAAGCCCCCATGAGAGAGGTCAATGAGTGGGGCAGTGGGATGAGTTTTGTCAGAGATTATAATAATGGTGAAAGTTATGTGGTTGTCGGTTTAGCCATTGGCGGCGATCAAAATATTACGGTTGGGAATATTCGTAATGGAACTTATCGAGATGCTGTGACAGGTAATACGCTTGAAGTGGGAAATGGCTCAATTTCTTTCTTTGTGCGGGCTAATTCTGCCGGTATTTACGTTCTCAATGGTCCGGGTAAAATAGGTGAAGATGGAGTGTATTTGAGGTAA
- the egtD gene encoding L-histidine N(alpha)-methyltransferase — MSILQNTPNSVTSIATKQQSETNARLHIDYLLEPSISQIIDDGRDVIQGLMQPHKSLPPRYFYDAQGSELFEKICELPEYYPTRTEAAILQQHGMSIAKCTGISEIVELGSGSSTKTRLLLDAYQALGYPLRYLPIDVSASILKDSAKQLLTDYPGLQIHGLVSTYELALQQLTPSPLGKRMICFLGSTLGNMNQQECDLFFSQITSALEEGDYFLLGIDLQKPVDILEAAYNDRQRVTAEFNLNILRHLNWRFGGNFDLNLFEHRAFYNQSQAQIEMHLVCQHSHQVCLDALDLTVSFTKGETILTEISRKFDLQQMQQDLKNKGLKPLQSWSDPKHWFGLILCQF, encoded by the coding sequence ATGTCGATTTTACAAAATACTCCTAATTCAGTAACTTCTATAGCAACCAAACAGCAGTCAGAAACCAACGCCAGACTACACATAGATTATCTTCTTGAACCTAGTATTTCTCAAATTATTGATGATGGTAGAGATGTAATACAAGGACTAATGCAGCCGCATAAATCATTACCTCCTCGTTATTTTTATGATGCTCAAGGTTCTGAATTATTTGAGAAAATTTGTGAGTTACCAGAGTATTATCCAACTCGCACAGAGGCAGCTATTTTACAACAGCATGGGATGTCCATCGCTAAATGTACAGGAATATCGGAAATTGTCGAACTCGGAAGCGGAAGTTCTACGAAAACTCGCTTATTATTAGATGCTTATCAAGCTTTGGGCTATCCTTTACGATATCTTCCTATAGATGTTAGTGCTAGTATTTTAAAAGATAGTGCTAAACAGTTGTTAACCGATTATCCAGGTTTACAAATTCATGGCTTAGTCAGCACTTATGAATTAGCTTTACAACAGTTAACGCCGTCGCCTTTAGGCAAAAGAATGATCTGTTTTTTAGGTAGTACCCTAGGGAATATGAATCAACAAGAGTGTGACCTATTTTTCTCTCAAATTACTTCGGCGTTGGAAGAAGGAGATTATTTTTTACTGGGAATTGATTTACAAAAACCTGTAGATATTTTAGAAGCGGCTTATAATGATCGTCAGAGAGTGACAGCCGAATTTAACTTAAATATACTGCGTCACTTAAACTGGCGTTTTGGCGGAAATTTTGATTTAAATTTGTTTGAGCATCGGGCATTTTATAATCAGTCTCAAGCACAAATTGAGATGCACCTGGTTTGTCAGCATTCCCATCAAGTCTGTTTAGACGCATTAGATTTAACCGTTTCCTTTACTAAAGGAGAGACGATCCTAACCGAAATTTCTCGGAAATTTGACCTACAACAGATGCAGCAGGATTTAAAAAACAAAGGGTTAAAGCCGCTTCAAAGTTGGAGTGATCCCAAACATTGGTTTGGTTTAATTTTGTGCCAGTTTTAG